In Longimicrobium sp., a single genomic region encodes these proteins:
- a CDS encoding DUF817 domain-containing protein has translation MADVGSGPHQKARVSAEEPAFSAQTQPRRGRSRVRRALIEFLWFGIKNARACLFAGLFFVAVFAVPRAGILGIPRYDLLLLIALAIQIGMLWTGLETWDELKAITIFHVIGFALEVFKTSDAIRSWSYPDFAYSKVLGVPLFAGFMYAAVGSYIIQAWRLFDLRIRHHPPYWMAGLTALAIYANFFTHHYIADLRWHLAALALGLYARTTVLFRPLDRDRGMPLLVSFLLIGFFVWLAENISTFFGIWRYPD, from the coding sequence ATGGCTGACGTGGGCTCTGGTCCTCACCAGAAGGCGCGAGTGAGCGCGGAGGAGCCGGCGTTTTCGGCTCAGACGCAGCCGCGGCGCGGGCGCTCCCGGGTGCGGCGCGCGCTGATCGAGTTCCTCTGGTTCGGCATCAAGAACGCACGTGCATGCTTGTTCGCCGGGCTGTTCTTCGTGGCCGTGTTCGCCGTCCCACGCGCGGGCATCCTGGGCATCCCGCGCTACGACCTCCTGCTCCTCATTGCACTCGCGATCCAGATCGGAATGCTGTGGACGGGGCTCGAAACGTGGGACGAGCTGAAGGCCATCACCATCTTCCACGTAATCGGCTTCGCGCTCGAGGTGTTCAAGACGTCCGACGCCATCCGCTCGTGGAGCTATCCCGACTTCGCCTACAGCAAGGTGCTCGGGGTTCCGCTCTTCGCCGGCTTCATGTACGCGGCCGTGGGGAGCTACATCATCCAGGCGTGGCGGCTCTTCGACCTGCGAATCCGGCATCACCCGCCCTACTGGATGGCGGGGCTGACCGCGCTTGCGATCTACGCGAACTTCTTCACGCACCATTACATCGCGGACCTGCGCTGGCACCTTGCCGCGCTGGCACTGGGGCTGTATGCCCGCACCACCGTGCTGTTCCGCCCCCTGGACCGCGACCGCGGGATGCCGCTGCTGGTGTCGTTTCTCCTGATCGGCTTCTTTGTCTGGCTCGCCGAAAACATCAGCACGTTCTTCGGCATCTGGAGGTATCCGGATCA